In Stieleria varia, one genomic interval encodes:
- a CDS encoding DUF1552 domain-containing protein gives MSSTSRRTFLRGLGGSALALPWLEGIAIANGATTTPLRMAHFYVPIGVVRRGFFPGEADDVIPKGNLGNVMKSLGKQDPFYSVKPLDELTPTMQPLSPLKDKVCFITGMDRTFQQGTDVHAQCASCYLSSAPPYTVQGTAWPLDRTLDHLVADHVGGQTPFRTLEFSCNSHRDNKESIYFDNISWYGTGHLAPSIRDPRKMYRRLFSTQEMDRYRDITDLVLEDARSLTKDLGYTDRQKFTEYFDSVRAIEVQMNRLESMKSELSHVEFDEPTEAYLPRGEYIRLMGDLMVVALQTGLTNVATFMVGPERWDTPYMFEGLFDTPRSHHQMSHNQTKMIDDLLKVDRFHMEQYVYLMQRMDAIQESDGSTLLDNTLFTYGSGLGDGSTHQYNDLPIIVGGGGNRIGAGRHINMPEGTPLANLWLTQARMMGLSIDRFADSTGTIEPLLANR, from the coding sequence TTGAGCTCAACATCACGTCGGACGTTCTTGAGAGGACTGGGCGGTTCCGCTTTGGCTTTGCCCTGGCTGGAAGGCATCGCGATCGCTAACGGGGCGACGACGACACCGTTGCGGATGGCTCATTTCTATGTTCCCATCGGCGTGGTCCGCCGTGGTTTCTTTCCCGGCGAAGCCGACGATGTGATTCCTAAGGGCAATCTCGGCAACGTGATGAAATCGCTGGGCAAACAGGATCCGTTTTACAGTGTCAAACCGCTGGACGAATTAACCCCGACGATGCAGCCTTTGAGTCCGCTCAAAGACAAGGTCTGTTTCATCACCGGCATGGATCGCACGTTCCAGCAGGGAACTGACGTGCATGCCCAGTGTGCCTCTTGTTACTTGAGCAGTGCGCCACCGTACACGGTCCAGGGGACGGCGTGGCCGCTGGACCGCACGTTGGATCATTTGGTTGCCGATCATGTGGGCGGCCAGACTCCGTTTCGCACCTTGGAGTTCAGTTGCAATAGCCATCGCGACAACAAGGAGTCTATCTACTTTGACAACATCTCGTGGTACGGAACGGGGCATCTTGCACCGTCGATCCGTGATCCGAGAAAGATGTATCGCCGTCTTTTCTCCACGCAAGAAATGGATCGCTATCGGGACATCACAGATCTTGTGCTGGAGGATGCCCGCTCGTTGACCAAGGATCTTGGTTACACCGATCGTCAGAAGTTCACTGAATACTTTGATTCCGTTCGAGCAATCGAAGTGCAGATGAATCGTTTGGAGTCGATGAAGAGCGAGTTGTCGCACGTGGAATTTGATGAACCGACAGAAGCCTATTTGCCCAGAGGTGAGTACATCCGATTGATGGGCGATTTGATGGTCGTTGCGTTGCAAACGGGGCTAACGAACGTGGCCACGTTCATGGTCGGACCTGAGCGTTGGGACACTCCCTACATGTTCGAGGGATTGTTCGACACGCCTCGCAGTCATCACCAGATGTCGCACAACCAGACCAAAATGATCGACGATTTGTTGAAAGTGGATCGTTTTCACATGGAGCAATACGTGTATCTGATGCAGCGGATGGATGCGATCCAAGAGTCCGATGGATCGACCTTGTTGGACAACACGCTGTTCACCTACGGATCGGGCTTGGGGGACGGTTCTACTCATCAGTACAACGATCTGCCCATCATCGTCGGTGGTGGCGGAAATCGAATCGGAGCGGGGCGGCACATCAACATGCCCGAGGGCACGCCGTTGGCGAATCTTTGGTTGACCCAAGCACGCATGATGGGCTTGTCCATCGACCGCTTTGCGGACAGTACCGGTACGATCGAGCCACTGTTGGCGAACCGTTGA